DNA from Metabacillus flavus:
GGATATCTCAACAGCGGAACAAGACCCTGAGGAGATATATCAAGCCGTACTGCTAGCTGCTTCAAGCATTTTGAAGCACCATCCGCAAAAACAGCTTTCGTTTGTTTCTTTCAGCAGTGCGATGCACAGCGTCATTGCCATCGGTGAAAACGATGAACCGCTGACGCCCTGCATCACCTGGGCAGACAATCGCAGTGAAGGCTGGGCACATAAGATTAAAACCGAATTTGGCGGACATGACATCTACAAGCGGACCGGAACTCCGATTCATCCGATGTCCCCTTTAAGCAAGATTTCCTGGATCGTTCATGAGTTTCCTGATCTTACCCGCCGAGCTAAAAAATACATTGGAATTAAGGAATATGTTTTCAAGAAATTCTTTGATCACTACGTCATCGATCATTCATTAGCTTCTGCCACAGGCATGATGAATCTGGAAGCGCTGGACTGGGACGAAGAGGCATTAGCCATTGCAGGCATCAGACGGGATCAGCTATCTGAACTCGTGCCTACAACCCGCATCTTTCAAAACTGCCAGCCTGAGCCGGCAAAACAAATGGGAATCGATCCGAAAACCCCATTTGTCATCGGCGCAAGCGACGGCGTGCTGTCTAACCTCGGTGTAAATGCCATCAAAAAAGGCGAGATTGCCGTCACCATTGGGACAAGCGGGGCGATTCGAACGATTATCGACAAGCCGCAGACGGATGAAAAGGGCAGGATCTTCTGCTATGCTCTCACCCAGGATCATTGGGTAATTGGCGGACCCGTAAACAGCGGCGGAATGGTTCTTCGCTGGATCCGCGATGAATTTGCTTCATCTGAAATTGAAACCGCGAAAAGACTCGGAATCGATCCATACGAAGTGCTGACGAAAATTGCTGAGCGGGTAAGGCCGGGCGCCGATGGGCTGCTCTTCCATCCCTATCTTGCCGGGGAACGCGCTCCGTTATGGAACCCGGATGTACGGGGCTCCTTCTTCGGTCTCACGATGTCCCATAAAAAAGAACACATGATTCGTGCTGCTCTGGAAGGCGTTATCTACAATTTATATACGGTCTTTTTAGCCCTTACCGAATGCATGGAAAGCCCTGTAACCAAGATTCAGGCGACCGGAGGATTTGCCCGGTCCAAGGTTTGGCGGCAAATGATGGCCGATATCTTTGAATCAGAAGTCGTTGTCCCCGAAAGCTATGAAAGCTCCTGTCTCGGAGCCTGTATCCTGGGCCTCTATGCTACAGGAATAATTGAATCGTTTGATGCCGTTACAGATATGATCGGCAGCACCTGCCGGCATACACCGAATGAACATGCTGCAAAAGAGTACAGGCAACTCATGCCCATCTTCATTCACTTATCACGGGTATTGGAAGAGGATTATGGCCGGATTGCCAGTTATCAAAGAAATTTAACTAGATTATAAGGAGAGATAAACATGCCATTAGTTATTGTTGCAGCCGGAATTCTCGTATTGCTGCTGCTTATTATGGGTCTTAAACTAAACACATTCGTTTCCTTGCTGATTGTATCGTTCCTTGTCGCTTTAGCCCTCGGGATGCCGCTTGAAAACATCGTCAAAACGATTGAAACAGGACTCGGCGGAACACTCGGCCATTTAGCGCTGATCTTTGGACTCGGAGCCATGCTCGGTAAACTAATCGCTGATTCCGGCGGCGCCCAGCGGATCGCTATGACTCTCGTTAATAAATTCGGAGAAAAGAATATTCAGTGGGC
Protein-coding regions in this window:
- the gntK gene encoding gluconokinase, with amino-acid sequence MNSYMLGIDIGTTSTKAVLFSETGDVIQQENIGYPLHTPDISTAEQDPEEIYQAVLLAASSILKHHPQKQLSFVSFSSAMHSVIAIGENDEPLTPCITWADNRSEGWAHKIKTEFGGHDIYKRTGTPIHPMSPLSKISWIVHEFPDLTRRAKKYIGIKEYVFKKFFDHYVIDHSLASATGMMNLEALDWDEEALAIAGIRRDQLSELVPTTRIFQNCQPEPAKQMGIDPKTPFVIGASDGVLSNLGVNAIKKGEIAVTIGTSGAIRTIIDKPQTDEKGRIFCYALTQDHWVIGGPVNSGGMVLRWIRDEFASSEIETAKRLGIDPYEVLTKIAERVRPGADGLLFHPYLAGERAPLWNPDVRGSFFGLTMSHKKEHMIRAALEGVIYNLYTVFLALTECMESPVTKIQATGGFARSKVWRQMMADIFESEVVVPESYESSCLGACILGLYATGIIESFDAVTDMIGSTCRHTPNEHAAKEYRQLMPIFIHLSRVLEEDYGRIASYQRNLTRL